The proteins below come from a single Candidatus Tectomicrobia bacterium genomic window:
- a CDS encoding tetratricopeptide repeat protein, which yields MVRFLASLVLAGLILLPAASRAMNEEALLRGAEAAAAGRFEDALLVFDRLAREYPDRPEGPFFRAAVYQFLKGHFELPDYKKGMEESLALAISLAEERMRRDPADARAHFFAGLAHGIRAVEAVSDWNYLSAIAEGQRMVHLLERALALDPGLVDAYYGLGVYRVRMAQVPVMRPLMGASLDEGLGMLRRAAAGGRWMAALARVDLAWALYREERYDEARRELAPLLDRYPRHPLYQLAWAEGYFLARDYPKAREQFSSLQGNLSGKPDRFSHFYGRFAQWRVARCDYAMGRYAEAGVAAREVMDAPDMNSSLLRQVRKGAAAMLDRIEKKNAQLRGGS from the coding sequence ATGGTTCGATTCCTGGCGTCCCTGGTCCTCGCGGGGCTGATCCTCCTTCCGGCGGCTTCCCGGGCGATGAACGAAGAGGCTCTCCTCCGCGGCGCCGAGGCCGCGGCGGCGGGCCGCTTCGAGGACGCTCTCCTCGTCTTCGATCGCCTCGCCAGGGAATACCCCGACCGGCCCGAGGGCCCGTTCTTCCGCGCGGCCGTCTACCAGTTCCTCAAGGGGCACTTCGAGCTGCCCGACTACAAGAAGGGCATGGAGGAGAGCCTCGCCCTCGCCATCTCGCTGGCGGAGGAGCGCATGCGCCGCGACCCGGCGGACGCCCGCGCGCACTTCTTCGCCGGCCTGGCCCATGGCATCCGGGCGGTCGAGGCGGTGAGCGACTGGAACTACCTGAGCGCCATCGCCGAGGGGCAGCGGATGGTCCATCTCCTCGAGCGGGCCCTGGCCCTCGACCCGGGGCTGGTGGACGCCTATTACGGGCTGGGAGTGTACCGCGTCCGGATGGCGCAGGTCCCCGTGATGCGCCCCTTGATGGGCGCCTCGCTCGACGAGGGGCTCGGCATGCTCCGCCGGGCCGCCGCCGGGGGCCGCTGGATGGCGGCGCTGGCCCGGGTGGACCTCGCCTGGGCCCTCTACCGGGAGGAGCGCTACGACGAGGCGCGGCGCGAGCTCGCCCCCCTGCTTGACCGGTATCCCCGCCACCCCCTCTACCAGCTCGCCTGGGCGGAGGGCTATTTCCTCGCCCGCGACTATCCCAAGGCGCGCGAGCAATTCTCCTCGCTTCAGGGCAACCTGTCCGGGAAGCCGGACCGCTTCTCCCACTTCTACGGGCGCTTCGCCCAATGGCGGGTCGCCCGCTGCGACTACGCCATGGGGCGCTACGCGGAGGCGGGCGTCGCCGCTCGCGAGGTGATGGACGCCCCGGACATGAACTCCTCGCTCCTGCGGCAGGTCCGCAAGGGAGCGGCGGCCATGCTGGACCGGATCGAGAAGAAGAACGCCCAGCTCCGCGGCGGGAGCTAA
- a CDS encoding DMT family transporter — protein sequence MDPLIAVTFSVTSAVVFASFSVLVRKTLSVGSAYAGAVISLVVGLPILGGLSLLFSSWERLTWEAAAWFALGGLFAPGLGRLLLFQGIRHIGVGRTMPLVMLTPVFSTALAVAWLGERPGPAAWLATASVAAGCVLLSLKPVGDADWRRVHLLLPLGHAAVLALASITRRHALLIAPDPIIGSFLANLVSLPCVLACAPLFPPEERFRVNRTGLLRFGLISVLNTFAFLLFFSSFRFGEVWLVVPLGYSAPLFSLLFARFFLREEERVTWQKGWGALLLFLGMAIIVWQAA from the coding sequence TTGGACCCGCTGATCGCCGTCACGTTCTCCGTCACCTCGGCGGTCGTCTTCGCCAGCTTCAGCGTCCTGGTCCGGAAGACCCTCTCGGTGGGCTCGGCCTACGCCGGGGCGGTCATCAGCCTGGTGGTGGGCCTGCCCATCCTGGGCGGGCTCTCGCTCCTCTTCTCCTCGTGGGAGAGGCTGACCTGGGAGGCGGCGGCCTGGTTCGCCCTGGGGGGCCTCTTCGCGCCCGGGCTGGGGCGGCTCCTCCTCTTCCAGGGCATCCGCCACATCGGGGTGGGGCGCACCATGCCCCTTGTCATGCTCACCCCCGTCTTCTCGACCGCCCTGGCCGTGGCCTGGCTCGGGGAGCGGCCCGGCCCGGCCGCGTGGCTGGCCACGGCGAGCGTGGCCGCGGGATGCGTCCTCCTCTCCCTCAAGCCCGTGGGGGACGCGGACTGGCGGCGGGTCCACCTGCTCCTCCCCCTGGGGCACGCCGCGGTGCTGGCGCTCGCCTCCATCACCCGACGCCACGCCCTCCTCATCGCCCCCGACCCGATCATCGGGTCCTTCCTCGCCAACCTCGTCTCCCTGCCCTGCGTGCTGGCCTGCGCCCCGCTCTTCCCGCCGGAGGAGCGCTTCCGGGTGAACCGGACCGGGCTCCTCCGCTTCGGCCTGATCAGCGTGCTCAACACCTTCGCCTTCCTGCTCTTCTTCTCCTCCTTCCGCTTCGGGGAGGTCTGGCTCGTGGTCCCGCTCGGCTACTCGGCCCCCCTCTTCTCGCTCCTCTTCGCCCGCTTCTTCCTGCGCGAGGAGGAGAGGGTCACTTGGCAGAAGGGGTGGGGGGCCCTTCTCCTCTTCCTGGGGATGGCCATCATCGTCTGGCAGGCGGCGTGA
- a CDS encoding CoA transferase, whose translation MGALDGIRVLDLTHYVAGPFCTLLLADQGADVVKLEPPAGDAIRRFPSSFEGESRLFLGLNRGKRGIALDLSREEGKRAARALAARADVLVEGFRPGVAAKLGLGADEMQALNPRLVYASISAYGQTGPLSARRGIDPIVQTFAGIPAEQAGGGPPQLVQGHFLDYFTGALAANAIALALLERARTGKGMRVEASLLASAAALQQGRLVWAADREPRESVRDLLGDRLARIYETADGHIYVYLDVDGFWERALAVLGLEHLGGDARWRTFRGRHAGRGELIPRIQEALRAESSEAWVARFEAAGVPCARVRWPWELLEEEQLRGMGMLKEVRHPDYGALRLIGAAFQAGGPAGGSDLPPPRLGEHTEEVLREAGFAPEEIEAWRISGAIR comes from the coding sequence ATGGGCGCTCTGGACGGAATCCGGGTGCTCGACCTCACCCACTACGTGGCGGGGCCCTTCTGCACCCTCCTGCTGGCGGACCAGGGGGCGGACGTCGTCAAGCTCGAGCCCCCGGCCGGGGACGCCATCCGGCGCTTCCCCTCCTCGTTCGAGGGCGAGAGCCGCCTCTTCCTCGGCCTGAACCGCGGCAAGCGCGGCATCGCCCTCGACCTCTCCCGCGAGGAGGGCAAGCGGGCCGCGCGCGCCCTGGCCGCTCGGGCGGACGTGCTGGTCGAGGGCTTCCGGCCGGGGGTCGCGGCGAAGCTGGGCCTCGGCGCGGACGAGATGCAGGCCCTCAACCCCCGCCTCGTCTACGCCTCCATCTCGGCCTACGGCCAGACGGGGCCCTTGAGCGCGCGCCGGGGCATCGACCCCATCGTCCAGACCTTCGCGGGCATTCCGGCCGAACAGGCGGGCGGAGGGCCCCCCCAGCTCGTCCAGGGCCACTTCCTCGACTACTTCACCGGCGCCCTCGCGGCGAACGCCATCGCCCTGGCCCTGCTCGAGCGGGCGAGGACGGGGAAGGGGATGCGCGTCGAGGCCTCCCTCCTCGCCTCGGCGGCGGCGCTCCAGCAGGGGCGGCTCGTGTGGGCGGCGGACCGCGAGCCGCGCGAGAGCGTGCGCGACCTCCTGGGGGACCGCCTCGCCCGCATCTACGAGACGGCGGACGGCCACATCTACGTCTACCTCGACGTGGACGGCTTCTGGGAGCGCGCCCTGGCCGTCCTGGGCCTGGAGCACCTGGGCGGGGACGCGCGCTGGCGGACCTTCCGGGGCCGCCACGCCGGGAGAGGCGAGCTCATCCCCCGCATCCAGGAGGCCCTGCGCGCGGAGAGTTCCGAGGCCTGGGTGGCGCGCTTCGAGGCGGCCGGGGTGCCCTGCGCGCGGGTGCGCTGGCCCTGGGAACTCCTGGAGGAGGAGCAGCTTCGCGGGATGGGGATGCTGAAGGAGGTGCGGCACCCGGACTACGGCGCGCTCCGCCTCATCGGGGCGGCCTTCCAGGCCGGCGGCCCGGCGGGAGGGTCGGATCTCCCGCCGCCCCGCCTGGGCGAGCACACGGAGGAGGTGCTGCGGGAGGCGGGCTTCGCGCCGGAGGAGATAGAAGCCTGGCGGATCTCGGGGGCCATCCGTTGA
- a CDS encoding NADPH:quinone reductase yields the protein MKAIQVHQFGGPEVMKLEDAKEPSAGPGQVLIRVKAAGVNPVDTTFRSGNHPLAKSLKLPWTPGGDAAGEVVAAGPGVEAFKAGDRVFGSAATGSYAEMALMSPTRTAQLPQGMSFEEGASLPVVLYTAYYGLVYKAAIRPGETVLIHAGAGGVGSMAIQIAKASGCRVISTGSSKEKLDFCKKMGADVAINYREENFADRCLKETGGRGVDAVLEMVASENFDKDCQALRRSGRMVLLGSGTGKSPQGTVTYPPFYSKDIDVRGMSLFNAEPVFADMIRQVGLLLREGKVKAHVGQTFPLAEAARAHETLMTGKVLGKIVLKV from the coding sequence ATGAAAGCGATCCAGGTGCATCAGTTCGGCGGTCCCGAGGTCATGAAGCTCGAAGACGCCAAGGAGCCCTCGGCGGGCCCCGGGCAAGTGCTCATCCGCGTGAAGGCGGCGGGGGTGAACCCGGTGGACACCACTTTCCGCTCGGGCAACCACCCGCTCGCGAAGTCCCTCAAGCTCCCCTGGACGCCGGGCGGGGACGCGGCGGGGGAGGTGGTGGCCGCCGGCCCGGGCGTGGAGGCCTTCAAGGCGGGGGACCGCGTCTTCGGCTCGGCCGCGACCGGGAGCTACGCCGAGATGGCCCTCATGAGCCCCACCCGCACGGCCCAGCTTCCCCAGGGCATGAGCTTCGAGGAGGGGGCCTCCCTCCCCGTCGTGCTCTACACGGCCTACTACGGCCTCGTGTACAAGGCGGCCATCCGGCCCGGCGAGACCGTCCTCATCCACGCCGGGGCGGGCGGGGTGGGCAGCATGGCCATCCAGATCGCCAAGGCGAGCGGCTGCCGCGTCATCTCGACCGGGAGCTCCAAGGAGAAGCTCGACTTCTGCAAGAAGATGGGCGCCGACGTCGCGATCAACTACCGCGAGGAGAATTTCGCCGATCGCTGCCTGAAGGAGACCGGCGGCCGCGGGGTGGACGCCGTCCTCGAGATGGTGGCGAGCGAGAACTTCGACAAGGACTGCCAGGCCCTGCGCCGCTCGGGGCGGATGGTCCTCCTCGGCTCGGGCACCGGCAAGAGCCCCCAGGGGACGGTGACGTATCCCCCCTTCTACTCGAAGGACATCGACGTGCGCGGCATGAGCCTCTTCAACGCCGAGCCCGTCTTCGCGGACATGATCCGGCAAGTCGGCCTGCTGCTCCGCGAGGGCAAGGTGAAGGCCCACGTGGGCCAGACCTTCCCGCTGGCCGAGGCGGCACGGGCCCACGAGACGCTGATGACGGGCAAGGTGCTGGGGAAGATCGTCCTTAAGGTCTGA
- a CDS encoding XRE family transcriptional regulator, with the protein MRRRGEAPVKPKIVEGSRNVFKDLGLKDADELLVKAGLTSQIAGIIEDRKLTQAAAAKILGLKQPDVSNLLRGKLSKFSTKRLMNFLTLLGKDVEIVVRERVSARGRRGRMKVVAAT; encoded by the coding sequence GTGCGTCGGCGCGGGGAGGCCCCGGTGAAGCCCAAGATCGTCGAAGGCAGCAGGAACGTCTTCAAGGACCTCGGCCTCAAGGACGCGGACGAGTTGCTCGTCAAGGCCGGGCTCACGAGCCAGATTGCCGGGATCATCGAGGACCGGAAGCTCACCCAGGCCGCCGCCGCCAAAATCCTCGGCCTCAAGCAGCCCGACGTCTCGAACCTCCTGCGGGGCAAGCTCTCCAAGTTCTCGACCAAGCGGCTGATGAACTTCCTCACCCTCCTGGGCAAGGACGTGGAGATCGTCGTCCGGGAGCGCGTGTCCGCGCGGGGGCGGCGGGGGCGGATGAAGGTCGTCGCGGCGACGTGA
- a CDS encoding rhomboid family intramembrane serine protease gives MLPLWDDVTKDWRAPLTWLLILANTAISLYVFNLPPDGQAGIVERYAFLPNLHESLSPRLLTSAYLHGDYLHLISNMVFLFAFGPSLERRLGRISFLALYHLAALAGWLLYAALAREVAPAIGASGAVSGLVAAYILLFPRARIFTAVWLVWFWRAFYIPAWVYIPVWIAIQLAGALNPEETEIAYLAHIGGILLGLGWGGVARMRRR, from the coding sequence ATGCTTCCGCTCTGGGACGACGTAACGAAGGACTGGCGCGCGCCCCTCACCTGGCTCCTCATCCTGGCCAATACGGCCATCAGCCTCTACGTTTTCAACCTTCCACCGGACGGGCAGGCCGGGATCGTCGAGCGCTATGCCTTCCTGCCCAATCTCCACGAATCCCTCTCGCCCCGGCTCCTCACCTCGGCCTACCTGCACGGCGACTACCTCCACCTCATCTCCAACATGGTCTTCCTCTTCGCCTTCGGGCCCTCCCTGGAGCGCCGCCTGGGCCGCATCTCGTTCCTCGCCCTCTACCACCTGGCCGCCCTGGCCGGCTGGCTCCTCTACGCCGCCCTGGCCCGCGAGGTCGCCCCCGCCATCGGCGCCTCGGGCGCCGTCTCGGGCCTCGTGGCGGCCTACATCCTCCTCTTCCCGCGCGCCCGGATCTTCACCGCGGTCTGGCTCGTGTGGTTCTGGCGGGCTTTCTACATTCCCGCCTGGGTCTACATCCCGGTCTGGATCGCCATCCAGCTCGCGGGCGCCCTGAACCCCGAGGAGACCGAGATCGCCTACCTCGCGCACATCGGGGGAATCCTGCTGGGGCTGGGGTGGGGAGGGGTGGCGAGGATGAGGAGGAGATAA
- a CDS encoding CCA tRNA nucleotidyltransferase, whose amino-acid sequence MPRITAPEGALRIIGRLREAGRQALLAGGCVRDALMGLPSADWDIVTDAGPEEVMRLFRRTVPVGAQFGVVRVLMADGEYEVARFRRDDAYADGRRPVAVHPAGPEEDARRRDFTINGMFYDPGEDRVLDFVGGRRDIEGRLVRAIGEPRERFEEDHLRMLRAVRFAARFGFEIEAATFEAARALAPRIQRTSAERVRDELTFMLAGRGPERALDLLIGSGLLREVLPEAAAMEGVPQPPEFHPEGDVWTHVRLMFRLAAAPSPALAWGILLHDIGKPVTMTVTDRIRFNGHAAAGARMAEEIARRLRMPGEEAARVRDLVAHHMRFMNAMQMRPSRLKRFLREPFFGELLELHRLDCLASHGDLTAHHFCREMLAEVPEEALRPPRLLDGHALMEMGFPKGPILGEVLSALEDEQLEGRVRTEEEARSFAESRFGRHRAG is encoded by the coding sequence ATGCCCCGCATCACCGCCCCGGAGGGCGCGCTGCGCATCATCGGAAGGCTGCGCGAGGCGGGCCGCCAGGCCCTGCTGGCGGGGGGGTGCGTCCGCGACGCGCTGATGGGCCTCCCCTCGGCGGACTGGGACATCGTCACCGACGCTGGGCCCGAGGAGGTGATGCGGCTCTTCCGGCGCACCGTCCCCGTCGGCGCTCAGTTCGGGGTGGTCCGCGTCCTCATGGCGGACGGGGAGTACGAGGTGGCCCGCTTCCGCCGGGACGACGCCTACGCCGACGGGCGCCGGCCCGTGGCCGTCCACCCCGCGGGGCCCGAGGAGGACGCCCGGCGGCGCGACTTCACCATCAACGGGATGTTCTACGATCCGGGGGAGGACCGCGTCCTCGACTTCGTGGGGGGCCGCCGCGACATCGAGGGCCGCCTCGTCCGCGCCATCGGCGAGCCGCGCGAGCGCTTCGAGGAGGACCACCTGCGGATGCTCCGCGCCGTCCGCTTCGCGGCCCGCTTCGGCTTCGAGATCGAGGCGGCGACGTTCGAGGCCGCGCGGGCGCTCGCCCCGCGCATCCAGCGCACGAGCGCCGAGCGCGTGCGCGACGAGCTGACCTTCATGCTCGCCGGAAGGGGTCCCGAGCGCGCCCTCGATCTCCTCATAGGCTCGGGCCTCCTCCGCGAGGTGCTGCCCGAGGCCGCCGCGATGGAGGGCGTCCCCCAGCCCCCGGAGTTCCACCCGGAGGGCGACGTGTGGACCCACGTGAGGCTCATGTTCCGCCTGGCCGCGGCGCCCTCCCCCGCGCTGGCGTGGGGCATCCTCCTCCACGACATCGGCAAGCCGGTCACCATGACCGTGACGGACCGCATCCGCTTCAACGGCCACGCCGCGGCGGGGGCCCGCATGGCGGAGGAGATCGCGCGCCGCCTCCGCATGCCGGGCGAGGAGGCCGCGCGCGTCCGCGACCTCGTGGCCCACCACATGCGCTTCATGAACGCCATGCAGATGCGCCCCAGCCGCCTCAAGCGCTTCCTGCGCGAGCCCTTCTTCGGGGAGCTGCTGGAGCTCCACCGGCTGGACTGCCTGGCCAGCCACGGCGACCTGACGGCGCACCACTTCTGCCGGGAGATGCTGGCCGAGGTCCCGGAGGAGGCGCTTCGGCCGCCGCGCCTGCTGGATGGGCACGCGCTGATGGAGATGGGCTTTCCCAAAGGGCCCATCCTGGGCGAGGTCCTCTCCGCCCTCGAGGACGAGCAGCTCGAGGGCCGGGTCCGCACGGAGGAGGAGGCCCGCTCCTTCGCGGAAAGCCGCTTCGGCCGCCACCGGGCGGGGTGA
- a CDS encoding J domain-containing protein: MPVSPGGGGSDRQKALALLGLAPGAERAEVRRAYRQLAFLCHPDRHPGRPEMARRFQALSEAYCLLLTLGTGQPAPHPAFPPMPRRGRDLECRLRLDFLEAARGGEFPVSFTRVRPCPACEGTAGMKEGCAACGGKGEIAGRAAVRVRVPPGMADGESLCLEGEGDAGRDGGPAGDLRILLSCGGHPALRRQGLDVYGEVSVPRFRLDEGGPVRVPTVKGPARVEIPPHTRPGRVFRLRGMGIDRFEGGAGGRGDHIVRIAEMPAEPLDYAEKTSPRYPWKARKGKG, translated from the coding sequence TTGCCCGTTTCGCCCGGCGGAGGCGGCTCGGACCGGCAAAAAGCGCTCGCCCTCCTGGGCCTCGCCCCGGGGGCGGAGAGGGCCGAGGTGCGCCGCGCCTACCGCCAGCTCGCCTTCCTCTGCCACCCCGACCGCCACCCGGGCCGGCCCGAGATGGCGCGGCGCTTCCAGGCGCTGAGCGAGGCCTACTGCCTCCTCCTGACGCTGGGGACGGGCCAGCCCGCCCCCCACCCGGCCTTCCCTCCCATGCCCCGGCGCGGGCGCGACCTCGAGTGCCGCCTGCGCCTCGACTTCCTCGAGGCGGCGCGGGGCGGGGAGTTCCCGGTGAGTTTCACCCGAGTGCGCCCCTGCCCGGCCTGCGAGGGAACGGCGGGCATGAAAGAAGGCTGCGCGGCCTGCGGCGGGAAGGGGGAGATCGCCGGGCGGGCGGCGGTGCGGGTCCGGGTGCCGCCCGGCATGGCGGACGGCGAGAGCCTCTGCCTCGAGGGCGAGGGCGACGCCGGGCGGGACGGGGGCCCGGCCGGGGACCTCCGCATCCTCCTCTCCTGCGGGGGCCATCCCGCCCTCCGGCGCCAGGGGCTGGACGTCTACGGCGAGGTGAGCGTGCCGCGCTTTAGGCTCGATGAGGGGGGCCCGGTGCGCGTCCCCACCGTGAAGGGGCCCGCGCGCGTCGAGATCCCCCCCCATACCCGGCCCGGGCGCGTCTTCCGGCTGCGCGGCATGGGCATCGACCGCTTCGAGGGGGGCGCGGGAGGCCGGGGGGATCACATCGTCCGCATCGCCGAGATGCCCGCCGAGCCCCTCGACTACGCCGAGAAGACGAGCCCCCGCTATCCCTGGAAGGCGAGGAAGGGGAAGGGGTAG
- the pyrR gene encoding bifunctional pyr operon transcriptional regulator/uracil phosphoribosyltransferase PyrR — protein sequence MLNEREVELALRRMASEIAERSGPGRDMVLAGVRTRGEPLARRLAALIEEMEGVRPPVGVLDIGIHRDDLDSHPYSGMRSGPTRFDSDITDRHVVLVDDVFFTGRTVRAALDALMELGRPRRIWFAALIDRGHRELPFRPDFVGKHVPTARAERVNVRLKETDGEEGVWLERPEAGR from the coding sequence ATCCTGAACGAGCGCGAGGTGGAGCTCGCCCTGCGCCGCATGGCCTCCGAGATCGCGGAGCGCAGCGGCCCGGGGCGGGACATGGTGCTGGCCGGGGTCCGCACGCGCGGGGAGCCCCTGGCGCGCCGCCTCGCGGCCCTCATCGAGGAGATGGAGGGGGTGCGCCCGCCCGTGGGCGTCCTCGACATCGGCATCCACCGCGACGACCTCGATTCCCACCCCTACAGCGGGATGCGCTCGGGCCCCACCCGCTTCGACTCCGACATCACCGACCGCCACGTGGTGCTCGTGGACGACGTCTTCTTCACCGGCCGCACCGTGCGCGCCGCCCTCGACGCCCTGATGGAGCTCGGCCGGCCCCGCCGCATCTGGTTCGCCGCCCTCATCGACCGGGGCCACCGGGAGCTGCCCTTCCGCCCCGACTTCGTGGGGAAGCACGTCCCCACGGCGCGGGCCGAGCGCGTGAACGTCCGCCTCAAGGAGACGGACGGCGAGGAGGGCGTCTGGCTCGAGCGGCCCGAGGCGGGGAGGTAA
- a CDS encoding thioesterase family protein, translated as MGYEDIPDGIEGTHSLIVADEHVPPHLRGTNAEVVSTPSLVLFMEIAAFRSIEPYLAPGFTSVGTVVELKHLAGTPKGMKLEVRSLLVERDRRRFVFVCEIFDEVEKVAEGRHERFAVPRERKNEKLAEKIAKVRGRA; from the coding sequence TTGGGCTACGAGGATATCCCCGACGGCATCGAGGGGACTCATTCCCTCATCGTGGCGGACGAGCATGTTCCCCCCCACCTGCGGGGGACGAACGCCGAGGTGGTCTCGACCCCCAGCCTCGTGCTGTTCATGGAGATAGCGGCCTTCCGCTCCATCGAGCCTTATCTCGCGCCCGGGTTCACGAGCGTGGGGACGGTGGTGGAGCTCAAGCACCTGGCCGGGACCCCCAAGGGCATGAAGCTGGAGGTGCGGTCCCTGCTCGTCGAGCGCGATCGGCGGCGCTTCGTCTTCGTCTGCGAGATCTTCGACGAGGTGGAGAAGGTGGCCGAGGGCCGGCACGAGCGCTTCGCCGTGCCGCGCGAGCGCAAGAACGAGAAGCTGGCCGAGAAGATCGCCAAGGTGCGGGGCCGGGCCTGA
- a CDS encoding 3-keto-5-aminohexanoate cleavage protein has protein sequence MNKLIITNCAADSRKHSGAPKRLQTPDAVANAIRESWKAGASIAHIHGIPMKLESWEPLTKAVREHCPEVLIQFGIAAMGLKGRQKIIHLKPDMASVALGSHDFAFVDGDLIIEHTRQEIEDQVRLLNDNGVKPEFECFNLGHLWNLQWLLDKGLVAEPILLTIFFGWPGGFYSPPTVKELLHRIEHLPKGCTFSTSVAGLTQTALETVAIIQGGHVRVGFEDEPYYAEGALAESNAQLVARIVRISRELGREPATVGETRRMLGLP, from the coding sequence ATGAATAAGCTCATCATCACCAATTGCGCGGCGGACAGCCGAAAACATTCCGGGGCGCCGAAACGGCTACAGACGCCGGACGCCGTGGCGAATGCCATCCGGGAGAGCTGGAAGGCCGGCGCCTCCATCGCCCACATCCATGGCATCCCCATGAAGCTGGAGAGCTGGGAGCCGCTGACCAAGGCGGTCCGGGAGCATTGCCCCGAGGTGTTGATCCAGTTCGGCATTGCGGCGATGGGGCTGAAGGGCCGCCAGAAGATCATCCACCTCAAGCCCGACATGGCCTCCGTCGCCCTGGGCTCTCATGATTTCGCTTTCGTCGACGGCGACCTCATCATCGAGCACACCCGCCAGGAGATCGAAGATCAGGTTCGCCTCCTCAACGACAACGGGGTGAAGCCTGAATTCGAGTGCTTCAACCTGGGGCACCTCTGGAATCTGCAATGGCTCCTGGACAAGGGGCTGGTCGCCGAGCCCATCCTCTTGACCATCTTCTTCGGCTGGCCGGGAGGCTTTTATTCCCCGCCGACGGTCAAGGAGCTGCTTCACCGGATCGAGCACCTGCCCAAGGGATGCACCTTCTCCACCAGCGTCGCGGGCCTGACGCAGACCGCCCTTGAAACCGTCGCGATCATCCAGGGAGGGCACGTCCGCGTGGGCTTCGAGGACGAACCGTACTATGCGGAAGGGGCGCTCGCCGAAAGCAATGCCCAGCTGGTCGCGCGCATCGTCCGGATCTCCCGGGAGCTCGGCCGCGAGCCCGCCACGGTCGGCGAGACGCGGCGGATGTTGGGATTGCCGTGA
- a CDS encoding alpha/beta hydrolase, translated as MIRKLRTQRDNQQWMLDLALHMRGRVQNFERGDFPEVPQGKTAHNYQMLPKMWRQAAEHHEALAKRAQREGFKATATEYYDHAIEAYRMAQHPIFYDDNPVKIYLCNKLDEMVDRRSETATYPIERVEVPFLEGKSISCLLHLLPDRRKAPCVIYVPGMDQTKESFPFAQRNVAGERGFHLISMDGPGQGASNIRKIRAVGDNYERAGAAVIDYLIRRPEVDASKIGIYGISMGSYWSLRLASYDRRMAAVASAVACFNPNNTIFTISSPRFKQMFMYMAGMSNEEEFDKMARHMTVKGYMDKVQCPTLLATGEFDPLCPLEDAIEVFEDLTCPKEMWVFENQFHPLNRLKNLGGADHHQPILDWLHRVLVQGKPNKRRVAYVREGGDGPFGDCEWTPPVRPGQPYF; from the coding sequence ATGATCCGCAAGCTTCGCACCCAGCGCGACAACCAGCAGTGGATGCTCGACCTGGCGCTCCACATGCGCGGGCGCGTGCAGAACTTCGAGCGCGGCGATTTCCCGGAGGTGCCCCAGGGGAAGACCGCGCACAACTACCAGATGCTCCCCAAGATGTGGCGCCAGGCGGCCGAGCACCACGAGGCGCTCGCCAAGCGGGCCCAGCGCGAGGGTTTCAAGGCCACGGCGACGGAGTACTACGATCACGCCATCGAGGCCTACCGCATGGCCCAGCACCCGATCTTCTACGACGACAACCCGGTGAAGATCTACCTCTGCAACAAGCTGGACGAGATGGTGGACCGCCGCTCCGAGACGGCCACCTACCCCATCGAGCGGGTGGAGGTGCCCTTCCTCGAGGGGAAGAGCATCTCGTGCCTCCTGCACCTCCTGCCGGACCGCCGCAAGGCCCCCTGCGTCATCTACGTGCCGGGGATGGACCAGACCAAGGAGTCCTTCCCCTTCGCGCAGCGCAACGTGGCCGGCGAGCGCGGCTTCCACCTCATCTCCATGGACGGCCCCGGGCAGGGCGCCTCGAACATCCGCAAGATCCGGGCCGTGGGGGACAACTACGAGCGGGCGGGCGCGGCGGTGATCGACTACCTGATCCGGCGCCCGGAGGTGGACGCCTCCAAGATCGGCATCTACGGCATCAGCATGGGGAGCTACTGGTCGCTCCGGCTGGCGAGCTACGACCGGCGCATGGCGGCGGTGGCGAGCGCCGTGGCCTGCTTCAACCCCAACAACACCATCTTCACCATCTCCTCCCCGCGCTTCAAGCAGATGTTCATGTACATGGCCGGCATGAGCAACGAGGAGGAGTTCGATAAGATGGCCCGCCACATGACCGTGAAGGGCTACATGGACAAGGTGCAGTGCCCGACCCTCCTGGCGACGGGAGAGTTCGACCCCTTGTGCCCCCTCGAGGACGCCATCGAGGTGTTCGAGGACCTGACCTGCCCGAAGGAAATGTGGGTGTTCGAGAACCAATTCCATCCGCTCAACCGCCTGAAGAACCTCGGGGGAGCTGACCACCACCAGCCGATCCTGGACTGGCTCCACCGCGTCCTCGTGCAGGGGAAGCCGAACAAGCGCCGCGTCGCCTACGTGCGCGAGGGCGGCGACGGCCCCTTCGGCGACTGCGAGTGGACCCCGCCCGTCCGCCCCGGCCAGCCGTATTTCTAG